One window from the genome of Mycolicibacterium gadium encodes:
- the sepIVA gene encoding cell division protein SepIVA, with translation MYRVFEALDELGAIVEEARGVPMTAGCVVPRGDVLELIDDIKDAIPGELDDAQDVLDARDSLLREAKEHSGSMVSSATAEADSLVNHARAEADRLLADAKSQADRMVGEARQHSERMVAEAREEASRLAATAKREYEASTGRAKNEADRLIENGNLAYEKAVQEGIKEQQRLVAQTEIVQTATLEATRLIDSAHAEADRLRGECDIYVDSKLAEFEDFLNGTLRSVGRGRHQLRTAAGTHDYAAR, from the coding sequence GTGTACCGAGTATTTGAAGCGCTCGACGAGTTGGGCGCGATTGTGGAAGAAGCGCGCGGCGTGCCCATGACGGCAGGCTGCGTCGTGCCCCGCGGCGATGTCCTGGAGTTGATCGACGACATCAAGGACGCGATCCCGGGCGAACTCGACGACGCCCAGGATGTACTCGATGCTCGTGACTCTTTGTTGCGCGAGGCCAAGGAGCACTCCGGGTCCATGGTGTCGTCGGCCACGGCGGAGGCGGATTCCCTGGTCAACCATGCCCGCGCCGAGGCCGACCGACTGCTCGCCGACGCGAAGTCGCAGGCTGACCGCATGGTCGGCGAAGCCCGTCAGCACAGCGAGCGCATGGTCGCAGAGGCGCGCGAAGAGGCCTCACGTCTGGCCGCCACCGCCAAGCGGGAGTACGAGGCGAGCACCGGACGCGCCAAGAACGAGGCCGACCGGCTCATCGAGAACGGCAACCTCGCCTACGAGAAGGCCGTGCAGGAAGGCATCAAGGAACAGCAGCGGCTCGTCGCCCAGACCGAGATCGTCCAGACCGCCACGCTGGAAGCCACCCGCCTCATCGACTCGGCACACGCCGAGGCCGACCGACTGCGCGGCGAATGCGACATCTACGTCGACAGCAAGCTGGCCGAGTTCGAGGACTTCCTCAACGGCACGCTGAGGTCGGTAGGCCGCGGCCGCCATCAGCTGCGGACCGCGGCGGGGACGCACGACTACGCAGCTCGCTAG
- the rsmD gene encoding 16S rRNA (guanine(966)-N(2))-methyltransferase RsmD: MTRIIAGTLGGRRITVPRTGTRPTTDRVRESLFNLLAARLDLSGRSVLDLYAGSGALGLEALSRGAESAVFVESDQRAASIIDKNIAALGVTRATVRRGAVASVLASGAAQPADLVLADPPYTVDAGDVERVLSALTHGGWTTTGTVVVVERPASGPALTWPDGWEVWPSRTYGDTRLELAERV, translated from the coding sequence CTGACCCGCATCATCGCCGGCACCCTGGGTGGACGGCGAATCACGGTGCCGCGCACTGGAACCCGCCCCACCACCGACCGGGTCCGGGAATCGCTGTTCAATCTGCTGGCGGCGCGGCTGGATCTTTCCGGTCGCTCCGTTCTCGATCTGTACGCCGGCTCGGGAGCGCTCGGCCTCGAGGCGCTGTCCCGCGGAGCCGAATCGGCGGTATTCGTCGAATCAGACCAGCGGGCCGCGAGCATCATCGACAAGAACATCGCCGCTCTTGGCGTGACCCGTGCGACGGTGCGGCGCGGCGCGGTCGCATCAGTGCTGGCTTCGGGCGCCGCACAGCCCGCCGACCTGGTGCTGGCCGATCCGCCCTACACAGTGGACGCGGGTGATGTGGAAAGAGTGTTGTCTGCCTTGACGCACGGCGGCTGGACCACGACGGGGACGGTGGTCGTCGTCGAACGTCCGGCGTCGGGGCCGGCACTGACGTGGCCCGACGGATGGGAGGTGTGGCCGTCGCGCACGTACGGCGACACCCGGTTGGAACTCGCGGAGCGGGTTTGA
- a CDS encoding hemerythrin domain-containing protein, producing the protein MVETFVQSTDDVVRFLKDQHNLIKDMFEEVFSASSDDARRKAFTELRQLLAVHETAEEMVVHPRVRHEVEGGDIIVDARLVEEHDSKEALSALEAMDVGSQEFLDELSLFRGAVLDHAEREELEEFNRLERELDADDLGRMAKAVLAAEAIAPTRPHAGVESAKANFAVGPFASMLDRARDAISAALR; encoded by the coding sequence ATGGTCGAAACATTCGTCCAGTCGACCGATGACGTCGTCAGATTCCTGAAAGACCAGCACAATTTGATCAAGGACATGTTCGAAGAAGTGTTCTCGGCGTCCTCCGATGACGCGCGCCGCAAGGCCTTCACCGAATTGCGGCAACTGCTGGCGGTGCACGAGACCGCCGAGGAAATGGTGGTCCATCCGCGAGTGCGCCACGAGGTCGAGGGCGGCGACATCATCGTCGACGCTCGGCTCGTGGAGGAACACGACTCCAAGGAAGCTCTATCCGCGCTCGAAGCGATGGACGTCGGCTCCCAAGAGTTTCTCGACGAGTTGTCGCTGTTCCGCGGCGCGGTACTCGATCATGCCGAGCGCGAAGAACTCGAGGAGTTCAATCGATTGGAGCGTGAACTCGACGCCGATGACCTCGGTCGCATGGCGAAGGCCGTATTGGCGGCAGAGGCCATCGCGCCCACTCGTCCGCACGCGGGCGTCGAGTCGGCCAAGGCCAACTTCGCCGTCGGCCCGTTCGCCTCGATGCTCGACCGCGCGCGCGACGCGATCTCCGCTGCCCTTCGCTAG
- the mutM gene encoding DNA-formamidopyrimidine glycosylase has translation MPELPEVEVVRRGLDAHVVDKTITAVRVHHPRAVRRHEAGPADLTARLLDSRIVGTGRRGKYLWLTLDDGSALVVHLGMSGQMLLGPLPREDHLRIAALLDDGTALSFVDQRTFGGWMLADLVTVEGTDVPFPVAHVARDPLDPGFNRDGVVTVLRRKHSEIKRQLLDQTVVSGIGNIYADEALWRARVNGARLASSLTRSKLAEVLDAAAEVMTEALGQGGTSFDSLYVNVNGESGYFDRSLDAYGREGEPCRRCGAVMRREKFMNRSSFYCPKCQPRPRVRRG, from the coding sequence ATGCCTGAACTTCCCGAAGTCGAGGTCGTTCGCCGGGGTTTGGACGCACACGTCGTCGACAAAACCATTACCGCTGTGCGGGTTCATCATCCACGCGCTGTGCGTCGTCACGAGGCTGGGCCCGCCGATCTGACGGCGCGCCTGCTCGATTCGAGGATTGTCGGCACGGGGCGGCGCGGGAAGTACTTGTGGCTGACGCTCGATGACGGATCGGCTCTGGTGGTCCACCTGGGGATGAGTGGGCAGATGCTGCTCGGACCGCTGCCGCGGGAGGACCACCTGCGCATCGCGGCACTGCTCGACGATGGCACAGCGCTGAGTTTCGTGGACCAGCGCACGTTCGGCGGATGGATGTTGGCCGACCTCGTCACCGTCGAGGGCACCGATGTTCCCTTTCCCGTGGCGCACGTCGCCCGCGATCCACTGGACCCGGGATTCAATCGCGATGGCGTCGTTACGGTGTTGCGGCGCAAACATTCCGAGATCAAGCGGCAGCTGCTCGATCAGACGGTCGTTTCGGGGATCGGCAACATCTACGCCGACGAGGCGCTGTGGCGGGCACGCGTCAACGGTGCGCGACTGGCGTCGTCGCTGACCCGGTCGAAGCTGGCCGAGGTGCTCGACGCCGCCGCCGAGGTGATGACCGAGGCGCTCGGGCAGGGAGGCACGTCCTTCGACTCGCTGTATGTGAATGTCAACGGCGAGTCCGGCTATTTCGACCGCTCGCTGGACGCCTACGGCCGCGAGGGTGAGCCGTGCCGGCGGTGCGGCG
- a CDS encoding YceD family protein yields MATHAKSGARRASRSPLVLNISRLGRRPGSMMTVAETVPSPMRIGLDLIAIDEGAPLALDLRIEAVSEGVLITGTVSAPTVGECARCLTPITGHVDIDITELFAYPDSATDETTEADELGRVVDDTVDLEQPIIDAVGLALPFVPLCGPDCIGLCPDCGVPLATAEPGHQHEKIDPRWAKLSGMFDAVGGADDPTEDTRD; encoded by the coding sequence ATGGCGACGCATGCGAAGTCGGGGGCGCGGCGGGCCTCGCGATCGCCGCTCGTGCTAAACATCTCCAGGCTCGGCCGCAGGCCGGGGTCGATGATGACCGTTGCCGAGACCGTGCCCAGCCCCATGCGTATCGGACTGGACCTGATTGCGATCGACGAGGGCGCCCCGCTGGCTCTGGATCTGCGGATCGAAGCCGTCTCGGAGGGAGTCCTGATCACCGGCACGGTATCCGCCCCTACGGTCGGTGAGTGTGCGCGCTGTCTGACGCCGATCACCGGGCACGTCGACATCGACATCACCGAACTGTTCGCCTATCCCGACAGCGCCACCGATGAGACCACCGAGGCCGACGAGCTCGGCCGCGTGGTGGACGACACCGTCGACCTGGAGCAGCCGATCATCGACGCCGTCGGCCTGGCGTTGCCGTTCGTCCCGCTGTGCGGCCCCGACTGCATCGGGCTCTGCCCCGACTGTGGTGTGCCGCTGGCGACGGCCGAACCGGGACATCAGCACGAAAAGATCGACCCGCGATGGGCCAAGCTGTCGGGCATGTTCGACGCTGTCGGCGGAGCCGACGATCCCACTGAGGACACCCGTGACTGA
- the rnc gene encoding ribonuclease III, with product MTDRTPLLKALGVDLPDELLTISLTHRSYSYENGGLPTNERLEFLGDAVLGLTITEELYHRHPDRSEGDLAKLRASIVNTHALADVGRELSDDGLGAYLLLGKGEENSGGAGKASILADGVESLLGAIYLEHGIVTAREVILRLFASLLDTAPTLGAGLDWKSSLQELTASRGMGAPSYTVTSTGPDHDKEFTAMVIIADDEYGRGLGRTKKEAELKAAAAAWNALTSAADEDA from the coding sequence GTGACTGACCGCACGCCGCTTCTCAAGGCGCTGGGCGTGGACCTGCCAGACGAACTGCTCACCATTTCACTCACCCATCGCAGTTACTCGTACGAGAACGGCGGATTGCCCACCAACGAGCGGTTGGAGTTCCTCGGCGACGCTGTTCTCGGGCTGACCATCACCGAGGAGCTGTATCACCGCCACCCCGATCGCAGCGAGGGCGATTTGGCCAAGCTGCGGGCAAGCATCGTCAACACCCATGCGCTGGCCGACGTCGGACGCGAACTGTCCGACGACGGGCTCGGCGCCTATCTGCTGCTGGGTAAGGGTGAGGAAAACTCCGGCGGCGCCGGCAAGGCCAGCATCCTTGCCGACGGTGTCGAATCCCTGCTCGGTGCAATCTATTTGGAGCACGGCATCGTCACGGCGCGGGAGGTGATCCTGCGCCTGTTCGCTTCGCTGCTGGACACCGCGCCAACGCTGGGTGCGGGGCTGGACTGGAAGAGCAGTCTGCAGGAGCTCACCGCATCCCGCGGCATGGGTGCGCCCTCGTACACGGTGACATCAACCGGGCCGGACCACGACAAGGAATTCACCGCGATGGTGATCATCGCCGACGATGAGTACGGCAGGGGGCTCGGCCGCACCAAGAAAGAGGCCGAGCTCAAGGCGGCCGCTGCGGCGTGGAACGCGCTGACGTCCGCTGCAGACGAAGATGCCTGA
- the coaD gene encoding pantetheine-phosphate adenylyltransferase, protein MSGAVCPGSFDPITLGHVDIFERAAAQFDEVVVAVLVNPNKKGMFTLDERIAMIEESTPHLPNLRAESGEGLVVDFVKNRGLTAIVKGLRTGTDFEYELQMAQMNKHIAGVDTFFVATTPKYSFVSSSLAKEVASLGGDVSALLPDAVYVRLQAKLKG, encoded by the coding sequence ATGAGCGGCGCCGTATGCCCGGGGTCCTTCGACCCGATAACTCTCGGCCACGTCGACATCTTCGAGCGCGCAGCGGCCCAGTTCGACGAGGTCGTGGTGGCCGTACTGGTCAACCCGAACAAGAAGGGGATGTTCACACTCGACGAGCGCATTGCGATGATCGAGGAATCGACGCCCCATCTGCCGAATTTGCGGGCGGAGTCCGGAGAGGGTCTGGTGGTCGACTTCGTCAAGAATCGCGGGCTGACCGCGATCGTCAAGGGTCTGCGCACGGGGACGGATTTCGAATACGAGCTGCAGATGGCGCAGATGAACAAGCACATCGCCGGCGTCGACACCTTCTTCGTCGCCACGACGCCGAAGTATTCGTTCGTGTCGTCCTCGCTCGCGAAAGAGGTCGCGTCGCTCGGCGGCGACGTCTCCGCATTGTTGCCCGACGCCGTTTACGTCCGGCTGCAGGCCAAGCTCAAGGGTTGA